A window from Fragaria vesca subsp. vesca linkage group LG5, FraVesHawaii_1.0, whole genome shotgun sequence encodes these proteins:
- the LOC101314095 gene encoding uncharacterized protein LOC101314095, whose translation MQNINNNQLQGAETYSIINQGFDFQSIPYEDFALVSDAAVNSQTTVSQSQEHFVCWNSSVINPHTDVTVHHVNPQNQGSFMSWNSSTLNSQTDVAVNHDNPQSQKHFILWNSSTQDEIVNGLPNIDQPQSIFASQPLFSDEKVFPSDSNKERSRISKYASELGSRDDDAVVISEEEFTRKKNKRLKKSELKKSELHNQSERNRRNAIKDKIHILGGLVPNCTKRIYHFQTDQASILSDVVDHMKALLVQRQMLSMTGHPMWLAGVPNSITQQIPQYMPYMGMGMGSNMYGYSVRGTSHPFLSIPSAPTPSLPILSESCIVSCPQFQVPPPPLSPTTFIAAQVKPTATTTFNTIDTVVQPQPIPYTINLANQGECSTSQYNAIGTRDHNQKVPTLSEIYKVMASGRIPPHSGP comes from the exons ATGCAAAACATCAACAACAATCAACTACAAGGAGCAGAGACGTACTCTATCATTAATCAAGGGTTTGATTTTCAATCTATCCCGTATGAAGATTTTGCCCTAGTTTCTGATGCTGCTGTCAATTCTCAGACTACTGTATCTCAAAGTCAGGAACATTTTGTCTGTTGGAACTCCTCTGTTATCAACCCTCATACTGATGTAACTGTTCATCATGTCAATCCTCAAAATCAAGGGTCTTTTATGAGTTGGAACTCCTCAACACTCAACTCTCAGACTGATGTAGCTGTCAATCATGACAACCCTCAAAGTCAAAAACACTTTATCTTGTGGAACTCCTCAACACAAGATGAAATAGTCAACGGTTTGCCAAATATTGATCAACCTCAATCAATATTTGCATCTCAACCTCTTTTCTCAGATGAAAAAGTTTTTCCATCAGACTCCAACAAGGAAAGATCAAGAATATCCAAATATGCATCAGAGCTTGGTAGTAGAGAT GATGATGCAGTAGTGATTTCTGAAGAAGAATTTACTCGTAAAAAAAATAAACGACTTAAAAAGAGTGAACTTAAAAAGAGTGAACTGCATAACCAATCTGAGAGA AACCGTAGAAATGCGATTAAAGATAAGATACATATATTGGGTGGACTCGTACCTAACTGCACTAAG CGCATTTATCATTTTCAGACAGATCAAGCTTCGATATTGAGTGACGTGGTTGATCATATGAAAGCTCTTCTAGTTCAACGTCAA ATGCTGAGCATGACAGGACACCCTATGTGGCTGGCTGGGGTTCCAAACAGTATTACACAACAAATACCCCAATACATGCCATATATGGGAATGGGAATGGGTTCTAATATGTATGGTTATTCGGTACGTGGAACAAGCCATCCGTTTTTATCTATTCCCTCAGCTCCCACTCCAAGTTTGCCTATACTTTCTGAATCATGTATCGTTTCATGCCCTCAATTCCAAGTGCCCCCTCCGCCTCTATCTCCGACGACATTCATTGCTGCACAAGTAAAGCCGACCGCCACTACCACGTTCAATACTATTGATACTGTTGTTCAGCCACAGCCGATTCCTTACACAATCAACCTTGCAAACCAAGGAGAATGTAGTACTTCCCAATACAATGCAATAGGGACGAGGGATCACAACCAAAAAGTACCAACTCTAAGCGAG ATATATAAAGTGATGGCTAGTGGCAGGATACCACCTCATTCAGGACCATAG
- the LOC101314381 gene encoding reticulon-like protein B14-like yields the protein MSTLHAILGGGKVADIMLWKDKKSAGAILFGFTTLWFFLQVREYQFVSLLCDTLMLTMTLGLLWCKFAGRILNRMPREINIQLPESTCIYFIGTINWFLLKLSEITSGKDFKLFFVALAGLYMMSTIGTYISSWNLIYTVILAVGTLPALYARYETQVDTIVARCISGVKRLYELFQVKILDKIPRHRKSN from the exons ATGTCTACTCTTCATGCTATTCTTGGAGGAGGAAAAG TGGCTGACATAATGCTGTGGAAGGACAAGAAATCAGCTGGTGCAATCTTATTTGGGTTCACCACATTATGGTTTTTTCTACAAGTACGAGAATACCAATTTGTATCTCTTCTTTGTGACACCCTCATGCTGACTATGACTCTTGGACTCCTCTGGTGCAAATTCGCAGGACGAATACTCAATAG GATGCCACGTGAGATCAACATTCAACTTCCAGAATCTACTTGCATCTACTTCATTGGAACAATTAACTGGTTCCTCTTGAAGTTAAGCGAAATCACATCTGGGAAAGACTTCAAACTCTTCTTTGTG GCATTGGCTGGTCTATACATGATGTCAACTATAGGAACTTATATCAGCTCATGGAACCTAATCTATACAG TCATTCTTGCGGTAGGAACATTGCCAGCTTTGTATGCAAGATATGAAACTCAGGTTGATACAATCGTAGCCAGATGCATCAGTGGCGTGAAGAGATTATACGAATTGTTTCAGGTCAAAATTCTTGACAAGATTCCCAGGCACAGAAAATCAAATTAG
- the LOC101305664 gene encoding uncharacterized protein LOC101305664 isoform 2 — MALSVPIVAIITSLHLIAFIFAVGAERRRSTAKIVPDEYDEQTYCVYGTDASTVYGLAAIGLLLLSHTVLNAVTRCLCCGKGLVSGSSTTRTVFFFVFSWTTFLGAEACLLAGSARNAYHTKYRGKFNLDDLSCATLRKGVFAAAAALTLLSLIGANLYYWSHSKADTGGWEKHHNEGLGMSNYGVHEQQQQQTTGFEKV; from the exons ATGGCGCTCTCCGTCCCCATAGTGGCCATCATCACCTCCCTCCACCTCATCGCCTTCATCTTCGCCGTCGGCGCCGAACGACGCCGTTCCACG GCTAAGATAGTCCCCGACGAGTACGATGAGCAAACCTACTGTGTTTACGGCACCGACGCTTCCACCGTCTATGGTTTGGCCGCGATTGGTCTTCTTCTTCTCAGCCACACCGTGCTTAACGCCGTCACCAGGTGTCTCTGCTGCGGCAAAGGCTTAGTCTCCGGCTCCTCCACTACTCGCACCGTCTTCTTCTTCGTCTTCTCCTG GACAACATTTTTGGGAGCTGAGGCATGCTTATTGGCCGGGTCAGCAAGGAATGCATACCACACAAAATACAGGGGGAAATTTAACCTAGATGACTTGTCCTGTGCCACTCTCCGTAAGGGCGTGTTTGCTGCAGCAGCTGCTCTTACACTGTTGTCGCTGATAGGGGCAAACCTGTACTATTGGTCACATTCCAAAGCTGATACCGGAGGGTGGGAGAAGCACCATAATGAGGGCCTTGGCATGTCTAACTATGGAGTGCATGAGCAGCAGCAGCAACAAACCACTGGATTCGAGAAGGTCTAA
- the LOC101305664 gene encoding uncharacterized protein LOC101305664 isoform 1, which yields MALSVPIVAIITSLHLIAFIFAVGAERRRSTAKIVPDEYDEQTYCVYGTDASTVYGLAAIGLLLLSHTVLNAVTRCLCCGKGLVSGSSTTRTVFFFVFSCTCSFFSTLLSAWEFHLLHLLNGSLNNETRTTFLGAEACLLAGSARNAYHTKYRGKFNLDDLSCATLRKGVFAAAAALTLLSLIGANLYYWSHSKADTGGWEKHHNEGLGMSNYGVHEQQQQQTTGFEKV from the exons ATGGCGCTCTCCGTCCCCATAGTGGCCATCATCACCTCCCTCCACCTCATCGCCTTCATCTTCGCCGTCGGCGCCGAACGACGCCGTTCCACG GCTAAGATAGTCCCCGACGAGTACGATGAGCAAACCTACTGTGTTTACGGCACCGACGCTTCCACCGTCTATGGTTTGGCCGCGATTGGTCTTCTTCTTCTCAGCCACACCGTGCTTAACGCCGTCACCAGGTGTCTCTGCTGCGGCAAAGGCTTAGTCTCCGGCTCCTCCACTACTCGCACCGTCTTCTTCTTCGTCTTCTCCTG TACTTGTTCTTTCTTCTCTACTCTTTTGTCTGCTTGGGAATTCCATTTGCTGCATTTGCTAAATGGAAGTTTGAACAATGAAACCAGGACAACATTTTTGGGAGCTGAGGCATGCTTATTGGCCGGGTCAGCAAGGAATGCATACCACACAAAATACAGGGGGAAATTTAACCTAGATGACTTGTCCTGTGCCACTCTCCGTAAGGGCGTGTTTGCTGCAGCAGCTGCTCTTACACTGTTGTCGCTGATAGGGGCAAACCTGTACTATTGGTCACATTCCAAAGCTGATACCGGAGGGTGGGAGAAGCACCATAATGAGGGCCTTGGCATGTCTAACTATGGAGTGCATGAGCAGCAGCAGCAACAAACCACTGGATTCGAGAAGGTCTAA
- the LOC101314667 gene encoding protein NtpR-like, translating to NPVKSNSMANSDLSMVLPRVLIVSRRTVRKNKFVDFVGEYHLDLIVSYGAVPIIVPRVSGVHTLLESFEPIHGVLLCEGEDIDPSNYDAELSGFTSEELQEIGKLHSSDTAIDKEKDSIELRLAKLCLEKNIPYLGICRGSQVLNVACGGTLYQDVEKELEKECPDRNQRVTHMNYDDYDGHRHVVKVVEKTPLHQWFRDSLDDEKMEMRVNSYHHQGVKRLAQRFVPMAFAPDGLIEGFYDPDAYNPDEGKFIMGLQFHPERMRQPDSDDFEYPGCAYAYKEFVKAVGAYQKKLRQSTECVPKAPKLNHELEMKRKSLLRSFSVAKSMYSKRGSMAIKESELEVGAEFLESNTALSLQQEKRLKQMGATVRNASAYMERMKMGEDRERVARAIIGKMSIEQISELMSFYRIMTQICSDSLEKKLTDQAS from the exons AATCCTGTAAAATCCAACTCCATGGCTAATTCAGATCTCTCAATGGTTCTGCCTAGGGTTCTCATCGTCTCCCGCCGCACCGTCCGCAAGAACAAGTTTGTAGATTTCGTCG GAGAATATCATCTAGATCTAATTGTGAGCTATGGAGCAGTACCTATTATTGTTCCACGAGTCAGCGGAGTCCATACGCTACTCGAAAGCTTTGAACCGATCCATGGGGTTCTCCTATGCGAAGGGGAAGACATAGATCCATCAAATTACGACGCAGAGCTCTCGGGGTTCACCTCCGAGGAGCTTCAAGAAATCGGGAAGCTACATTCAAGTGACACAGCCATAGACAAAGAGAAAGACTCCATTGAACTGAGGCTGGCGAAGCTTTGCCTAGAGAAGAACATACCCTACTTGGGAATATGCCGAGGTTCGCAAGTCCTCAATGTGGCTTGTGGAGGTACATTGTACCAAGATGTGGAGAAGGAGCTCGAGAAAGAGTGCCCGGATCGGAATCAGAGAGTGACGCATATGAACTATGATGATTACGATGGACATAGACATGTGGTGAAGGTGGTGGAGAAGACTCCTCTTCATCAATGGTTTAGAGATTCTTTGGATGATGAGAAAATGGAGATGAGGGTTAATAGTTATCACCATCAAGGTGTTAAGAGATTGGCGCAGAGGTTTGTGCCAATGGCTTTCGCCCCTGATGGTTTGATCGAAGGGTTTTATGATCCGGATGCTTATAATCCTGATGAAGGTAAGTTCATCATGGGACTTCAATTTCATCCAGAGAGGATGCGGCAACCTGATTCGGATGATTTTGAGTATCCAGGATGTGCATATGCATACAAG GAGTTTGTTAAAGCAGTAGGAGCTTATCAAAAGAAGCTCCGTCAGTCGACGGAGTGCGTGCCGAAAGCTCCAAAGCTTAATCATGAGCTAGAGATGAAGAGGAAGAGCCTCCTAAGGAGCTTCTCAGTTGCCAAAAGCATGTATTCTAAGCGCGGAAGTATGGCAATCAAAGAATCTGAACTGGAAGTTGGAGCTGAGTTTCTAGAG TCAAATACAGCATTGAGTTTGCAGCAAGAAAAAAGGCTAAAGCAAATGGGTGCAACTGTGAGAAATGCTTCGGCGTATATGGAGCGAATGAAGATGGGCGAGGACAGGGAGAGAGTTGCAAGGGCCATCATTGGGAAAATGTCCATAGAGCAGATATCTGAATTGATGTCATTCTACCGCATCATGACTCAGATATGTTCCGACTCTTTAGAGAAGAAGTTAACAGACC